A single Anopheles funestus chromosome 2RL, idAnoFuneDA-416_04, whole genome shotgun sequence DNA region contains:
- the LOC125761347 gene encoding cytochrome b5-like isoform X1 gives MAPTELKQYSLAEVSQHNKPEDVWMVIHDKVYDVTKFLHEHPGGEEVLIEWAGKEATAEFDDVGHSSDAKEQMKQFLVGELIEADRKKKSSAGLTKNQRTALIAGSAVAIGAGLAMIFKASSKK, from the exons ATGGCCCCAACGGAACTGAAACAGTACAGCTTGGCGGAAGTTAGCCAACATAACAAACCGGAAGATGTGTGGATGGTCATACACGATAAGGTGTACGATGTGACCAAATTTCTTCACGAG CATCCCGGTGGTGAGGAAGTGCTGATCGAATGGGCTGGCAAGGAAGCGACGGCTGAATTTGATGACGTTGGACACAGTTCGGATGCCAA AGAACAAATGAAGCAATTTCTCGTTGGTGAACTCATCGAAGCGGATCGGAAAAAGAAATCTAGCGCCGG TTTAACGAAAAATCAACGAACGGCACTGATCGCCGGTTCGGCCGTAGCCATCGGTGCTGGTTTGGCGATGATCTTCAAAGCCAGTAGCAAAAAATAG
- the LOC125761347 gene encoding cytochrome b5-like isoform X2: MAPTELKQYSLAEVSQHNKPEDVWMVIHDKVYDVTKFLHEHPGGEEVLIEWAGKEATAEFDDVGHSSDAKEQMKQFLVGELIEADRKKKSSAGSVTDPSSNASSTSSSWFGSIKAKFFG, encoded by the exons ATGGCCCCAACGGAACTGAAACAGTACAGCTTGGCGGAAGTTAGCCAACATAACAAACCGGAAGATGTGTGGATGGTCATACACGATAAGGTGTACGATGTGACCAAATTTCTTCACGAG CATCCCGGTGGTGAGGAAGTGCTGATCGAATGGGCTGGCAAGGAAGCGACGGCTGAATTTGATGACGTTGGACACAGTTCGGATGCCAA AGAACAAATGAAGCAATTTCTCGTTGGTGAACTCATCGAAGCGGATCGGAAAAAGAAATCTAGCGCCGG TAGTGTAACTGACCCATCTTCCAATGCATCGTCAACATCGTCGTCCTGGTTTGGATCTATCAAGGCGAAATTTTTCGGTTAA
- the LOC125761338 gene encoding uncharacterized protein LOC125761338 has protein sequence MFGDVGRSGDHDSDEEDFFKPAPPTSGKSTLAKIFGIAPKVTVNNSERTNAPVAPKSIKISERYGPSNFRYIPAEPVDDEEGEDANKPPEWSIVRASVVTAYKLVDGDNVFLGKLGLALLNSTSGHRLLLYRTKTDVLGTVTLTRDTKILLKQDYLQFRADDSNDFWSVLFENESDRHVLLNAIESCCCVEREPVVEEPQSEVEKDIEPPKSKRSELAARMARMGGQAMPPMLEKAKAPPIPTTAPGSDSSDTSDSKIETISTRPTRRPNIMSAVNMQMVPLAGMIPTNANGTPVSGQPNAGTMADVNFNLIMSENRMQNTEMRMNLTKLESKLDRVLDKIDLLNVHGAGADRSSNAVDKDAEVLELEEKLLELKRANHALKSKVRTLESAERDGKREAVDMMEGKLQTLEESERRLKESVLSLELRLEASRLEVGQQKEKLSVLEKQLVEEKHSTESKTKEVQTMLEQLEEVQRERNLLKEQVEQGNTQSKELHTQMEQLQKECSELKEEKQRQPVASNASLVKDIMNGCYQQLCDQIIDPQVLKIIAQTIKRETKAALERENNQ, from the exons ATGTTTGGTGACGTTGGGCGAAGCGGTGATCATGATTCGGATGAAGAAGATTTCTTTAAACCAGCACCCCCCACAAGTGGCAA ATCGACACTGGCTAAAATATTTGGCATCGCACCCAAAGTCACCGTGAATAACAGTGAGCGGACGAATGCTCCGGTGGCACCAAAATCCATTAAGATATCGGAACGTTACGGTCCATCCAATTTTCGATACATTCCCGCTGAACCGGTCGACGATGAGGAGGGTGAAGATGCAAACAAACCACCAGAATGGAGCATCGTGCGAGCGTCCGTCGTTACGGCATATAAGCT TGTTGATGGTGATAACGTTTTTCTAGGCAAACTAGGACTGGCCTTGCTCAATTCCACTAGTGGTCACCGATTGCTGTTGTATCGTACAAAAACGGACGTGCTCGGAACGGTGACACTGACCCGTGACACGAAGATACTGCTCAAGCAAGACTATCTCCAATTCAGGGCGGATGATTCAAACGATTTCTGGAGCGTCCTGTTTGAGAATGAGTCCGACCGACACGTGTTGCTTAACGCCATCGAATCATGCTGCTGTGTGGAACGGGAACCGGTGGTTGAGGAACCACAATCCGAGGTGGAAAAAGATATCGAACCACCGAAAAGTAAGCGTTCCGAGCTTGCGGCCCGTATGGCCCGAATGGGTGGACAAGCGATGCCTCCGATGCTGGAAAAGGCTAAAGCTCCACCCATTCCAACGACAGCACCCGGGTCCGATTCATCGGATACATCCGATTCGAAGATTGAAACCATTTCCACGCGACCGACCCGGCGACCGAACATAATGTCAGCCGTCAACATGCAGATGGTACCGCTGGCGGGTATGATACCGACCAATGCTAATGGAACGCCCGTGTCGGGACAACCGAACGCAGGCACAATGGCAGATGTGAATTTCAATCTAATTATGAGTGAAAATCGCATGCAAAATACCGAAATGCGAATGAACCTAACAAAGCTAGAATCGAAGCTTGATCGTGTGCTCGACAAGATCGATCTCCTCAATGTACACGGAGCGGGTGCCGATCGCTCTTCAAACGCCGTCGACAAGGATGCGGAAGTGCTCGAACTGGAGGAGAAGCTGCTCGAGCTAAAGCGTGCTAATCATGCACTGAAAAGCAAAGTACGCACACTGGAATCAGCCGAGCGGGATGGTAAACGGGAAGCGGTTGACATGATGGAAGGAAAACTACAAACGCTGGAAGAATCCGAACGGCGTCTCAAGGAAAGCGTTCTTAGTTTGGAGCTAAGGCTGGAAGCAAGCCGTTTAGAAGTGggacaacaaaaagaaaagctgtCCGTGCTGGAAAAACAACTTGTCGAGGAGAAACATTCCACCGAAAGTAAAACCAAAGAAGTGCAAACAATGCTGGAGCAACTGGAAGAAGTGCAGCGTGAACGTAACCTTTTGAAGGAACAAGTTGAGCAAGGAAATACACAATCAAAAGAGCTCCACACGCAAATGGAACAGCTCCAGAAGGAATGTAGTGAGCTTAAGGAGGAGAAACAGCGTCAACCGGTTGCATCTAACGCTTCCCTAGTGAAGGACATTATGAACGGATGCTATCAACAGC
- the LOC125761347 gene encoding cytochrome b5-like isoform X3, which translates to MAPTELKQYSLAEVSQHNKPEDVWMVIHDKVYDVTKFLHEHPGGEEVLIEWAGKEATAEFDDVGHSSDAKEQMKQFLVGELIEADRKKKSSAGVTDPSSNASSTSSSWFGSIKAKFFG; encoded by the exons ATGGCCCCAACGGAACTGAAACAGTACAGCTTGGCGGAAGTTAGCCAACATAACAAACCGGAAGATGTGTGGATGGTCATACACGATAAGGTGTACGATGTGACCAAATTTCTTCACGAG CATCCCGGTGGTGAGGAAGTGCTGATCGAATGGGCTGGCAAGGAAGCGACGGCTGAATTTGATGACGTTGGACACAGTTCGGATGCCAA AGAACAAATGAAGCAATTTCTCGTTGGTGAACTCATCGAAGCGGATCGGAAAAAGAAATCTAGCGCCGG TGTAACTGACCCATCTTCCAATGCATCGTCAACATCGTCGTCCTGGTTTGGATCTATCAAGGCGAAATTTTTCGGTTAA